In Festucalex cinctus isolate MCC-2025b chromosome 5, RoL_Fcin_1.0, whole genome shotgun sequence, a single genomic region encodes these proteins:
- the ap3m2 gene encoding AP-3 complex subunit mu-2: MIHSLFLVNSSGDIFLEKHWKSVVSRSVCDYFFEAQERASEPENVPPVIPTPHHYLINVLRHRIYFVAVIQSEVPPLFVIEFLHRVVDTFQDYFGVCTEAAIKDNVVVVYELLEEMLDNGFPLATESNILKELIKPPTILRTMVNTITGSTNVGEQLPTGQLSVVPWRRTGVKYTNNEAYFDVVEEIDAIIDKSGSTITAEIQGVIDACVKLTGMPDLTLSFMNPRLLDDVSFHPCVRFKRWEAERILSFIPPDGNFRLLSYHVSSQNLVAIPVYVKHNITFREGSSQGRFDLTLGPKQTMGKAVESVLVSSQLPRGVLNANLNPSQGTYTFDPVTKLLTWDVGKINPQKLPSLKGTMSLQAGASKPDENPTINIQLKIQQMAISGLKVNRLDMYGEKYKPFKGIKYMTKAGKFQVRT; this comes from the exons ATGATCCACAGTCTCTTCCTGGTCAACTCCTCAGGAGACATCTTCCTGGAGAAGCACTGGAAGAGTGTGGTGAGCCGCTCTGTGTGCGACTACTTCTTTGAGGCCCAGGAGCGTGCCAGTGAGCCGGAGAACGTCCCGCCTGTGATCCCCACCCCGCACCACTACCTTATCAATGTTCTCAGACATCGTATATACTTTGTGGCGGTCATACAGAGCGAGGTGCCGCCACTCTTTGTCATTGAGTTTCTGCACAGAGTCGTCGACACGTTCCAG GACTATTTCGGTGTGTGCACAGAGGCTGCCATCAAGGACAATGTGGTTGTGGTCTATGAACTCCTGGAGGAGATGTTGGACAACGGCTTTCCCCTGGCCACCGAGTCCAACATCCTCAAAGAGCTGATCAAGCCCCCCACCATTCTCCGCACGATGGTCAACACCATCACAG GCAGCACCAATGTGGGTGAGCAGCTCCCCACTGGCCAGCTGTCAGTGGTGCCATGGCGACGCACTGGCGTCAAATACACCAACAATGAAGCTTATTTTGACGTGGTGGAGGAGATCGACGCCATCATTGATAAGTCAG GTTCCACCATAACAGCGGAAATCCAGGGAGTCATTGATGCATGCGTCAAGCTAACTGGCATGCCTGATCTCACGCTGTCGTTTATG AATCCTCGGCTGCTGGATGATGTCAGTTTTCATCCGTGCGTTCGATTCAAGCGATGGGAGGCTGAGCGGATCCTCTCCTTCATCCCCCCTGACGGAAACTTCCGACTACTCTCCTATCACGTCAGCTCGCAGAA CCTGGTGGCAATTCCGGTGTACGTCAAGCACAACATAACTTTCCGCGAAGGAAGCTCCCAGGGACGATTCGACTTGACGCTCGGCCCCAAGCAGACAATGGGCAAGGCTGTGGAGTCGGTGCTAGTCAGCAGTCAGCTTCCTCGCGGGGTTCTCAACGCCAATCTGAACCCTTCCCAGGGAACATACACCTTTGACCCAGTCACAAAG ttaCTGACTTGGGATGTGGGCAAGATCAACCCGCAGAAGCTTCCCAGCTTGAAAGGCACCATGAGCCTGCAGGCGGGGGCCTCGAAACCCGACGAGAACCCTACCATCAACATCCAGTTGAAAATCCAACAGATGGCCATCTCAG GACTGAAGGTCAACCGCCTGGACATGTATGGGGAGAAATATAAACCTTTCAAAGGCATCAAGTACATGACCAAGGCTGGCAAATTCCAGGTCCGGACATGA